A window from Bufo bufo chromosome 1, aBufBuf1.1, whole genome shotgun sequence encodes these proteins:
- the LOC120986265 gene encoding loricrin-like, whose protein sequence is MAFLALLVCSLLVASSYSQNSWPNFGGYGGGRPGGGGRPGGGGRPGGGGNGGGNSERRLSCVDVMVRRNTAKCDAGYTAMSCSCGSGCGSYNFRGSDVCFCQCQNIDWTSARCCKIV, encoded by the exons ATGGCATTCCTGGCGCTCCTGGTGTGCAGCCTGCTGGTAGCCTCATCAT attcacagaacagctggccaAACTTTGGAGGTTATGGGGGTGGAAGACCTGGAGGTGGTGGAAGACCTGGAGGTGGTGGAAGACCTGGAGGTGGAGGAAACGGTGGTGGAAACTCTGAAAGGAGATtgagttgtgtagatgtaatggtCAGGAGGAATACCGCCAAGTGCGATGCCG GATATACTGCCATGTCTTGTTCCTGTGGATCGGGTTGTGGATCATACAACTTCAGGGGCTCCGACGTGTGTTTCTGTCAGTGCCAAAACATAGATTGGACAAGTGCCCGCTGCTGCAAGATCGTCTAA